Genomic DNA from Pseudomonadota bacterium:
GATGTGACTGCCCGCCCGCCCGCCAAAGATGCCATATTCGTGTTGCAAACAGACGAGGTCTACGCTGTTGATATTCAGGAAGTCTGCGGCGCGGCGGTAGGAGTCAATATCCTTCTCGGTCAGTTCAAAGCGAACGCGGGCAGGGTAAGGGTAGCCGGCCTCGAGATCATTGACGGGCAAGGCAATGCATGTCGTGCCGTCGTATTCGGTGGCTATGGCCTCACATAAGTCGGTGGTAAATGTGGCGATACCGCACTGGCGCGGCAGGTAGTTGCCGATGAACCCAATACGGTTAATGGTTGAATGGGGCGAGACTGATAGGATTTTGCTTTTCAGCATGCAATAAGAATAACACAAGAAAAGCAGATTATCAATACGAACGTGCCGATTTTATGGTTAAAAACCCGAGGCTAATGAGTGCCTTTAAGGCAAGCAGTCAAGCAATAGTGATTCACCACTAATTTTGTGTCAGCGCCATCAGAATATTGCCCGGAATCGACTAAAAAAGCACAAAGCTCTCCTTCTGACTTCTGAAATGGGTCCTCTGGGTGTTATCGTACAGCCAATAACTATTTATTTCTGGTTGGAACAAAGCATAAATTACTTCTTTGTGGAAAACTCTCTTTTAGGAAGAATTTCTTGATTATGAAGTATGTGGTTCGGGAGGCTGGGAAAATCGTCACTGAAGCGAACCTCAAGCTCTTTGTTTGAGCCCAAGACACGTTCAACATTGACA
This window encodes:
- a CDS encoding glycosyl transferase family 1; translated protein: MLKSKILSVSPHSTINRIGFIGNYLPRQCGIATFTTDLCEAIATEYDGTTCIALPVNDLEAGYPYPARVRFELTEKDIDSYRRAADFLNINSVDLVCLQHEYGIFGGRAGSHI